In a genomic window of Diadema setosum chromosome 3, eeDiaSeto1, whole genome shotgun sequence:
- the LOC140246632 gene encoding LOW QUALITY PROTEIN: ATP-dependent helicase wrn-1-like (The sequence of the model RefSeq protein was modified relative to this genomic sequence to represent the inferred CDS: deleted 2 bases in 1 codon; substituted 1 base at 1 genomic stop codon): MQCATEKLGFVDGFGEQQQNQKGTASGDTKAFRAAYGKLGELRLKLKSSVSPAVALTATATRDVRSGIIENFGLRNYVWVNQLPDKQNIKHVVKSAARDLDTMFKWLADDLKTHGTCCERMIRKLCSNVYATFMALLPEGCHRYVXVYNMYHWNTETDIQKEMVDSMLATDGEIRVLIASIASGLGVDVSSVHSTVLCGCPSDLDDDIHFLKALNFQALPCTAVCCTVVHHS; encoded by the exons ATGCAATGTGCTACTGAGAAGCTTGGATTCGTTGACGGTTTCGGGGAGCAGCAGCAGAACCAGAA gGGGACCGCATCTGGAGACACCAAAGCATTTCGAGCGGCgtatggaaaattgggtgaaTTACGATTGAAACTCAAGTCGTCAGTCAGTCCCGCTGTTGCCCTGACAGCCACTGCAACCAGAGATGTGCGTAGCGGTATCATCGAAAACTTTGGTCTTCGCAATTATGTGTGGGTAAATCAGTTGCCggacaagcaaaatataaaacatgttgTCAAGTCTGCTGCAAGAGATTTAGATACAATGTTCAAGTGGCTGGCAGATGACTTGAAGACTCATGGTACATGTTGTGAAAGGATGATAAGAAAACTGTGCAGTAATGTGTACGCGACCTTTATGGCACTGCTTCCAGAAGGTTGCCACAGGTATGTT TAAGTTTATAATATGTACCACTGGAACACGGAAACTGATATCCAAAAGGAAATGGTTGACAGCATGTTGGCAACAGATGGTGAAATCAGAGTTCTGATAGCTAGCATTGCGTCTGGCCTGGGTGTTGACGTAAGCAGCGTACACAGTACGGTTTTGTGTGGATGCCCAAGTGATCTAGACGATGATATCCACTTTTTAAAAGCACTCAATTTTCAGGCCTTaccatgtacagctgtatgctgtacagttgtacatcatAGCtaa